The following proteins are encoded in a genomic region of Maribacter hydrothermalis:
- a CDS encoding TonB-dependent receptor, giving the protein MLKKHLNTLITLFFLLIFSGASYAQTETKDSVALRDFLSELESKFDVKFSYADTDVDTVYITKPTSNVLNDILNELGDITGITINKLNDRYYTLTKTTTISICGYVLDNFEENNIPGATVEIYESNLSGVTDENGSFNFENVPINSLVYIKHLGYRPIFIEAKVLLKTNECKTIAMALSYQELDEVIVTQFLTTGLYKLNNAGFELSPSKFGILPGVSEPDILQTVQALPGIKSVDETVSDINIRGGTNDQNLILWDGIKMYQTGHFFGLISAFNPYVTEKVTIIKNGTSAMYSGGVSGTLSMRTSEELPLNFNGGSGFNLISGDVFGEIPIQNNMALQVSARRSYTDFLNTPTYTTFSEKAFQDTEVNSESEFYFYDFTTKFMYEINPYQKASVSLINMSNNLNYLETANDSLAPNRSNLNQDNFSIGSELQSEWTDYFSSQLSFYYTQYDLDALSISNNDAQQLEQNNLVKESNIKLTTNYKLRENLVWMNGYEFTETGIENTTNVNQPPFTSNIKGVIRKHGLFSEIAYSSEDEKLNGFIGGRVNYIENLDTFQEYIFEPRINISYELLSNFKVEVLGEYKSQVTNQIIDLEQNFLGIEKRRWILSDGDALPITKSKQGSFGFNFDTNRLYVGIDAFYKEVNGINVYTQGFQNQNQFDGEIGSYAVKGAEFLINTKNNDYSAWLSYTFNKNDYTFDVLEPSTFPNNLDVRHAITLAGNYTLGDLKIGMGINYKSGKPFTRPDENEPINETVFPTEINYEDPNSSRLPEYFRADASANYTLKMGDTMNAIFGVSVLNFTNRRNTLNTYYRLQNDNTIETIERLSLGITPNASVRINF; this is encoded by the coding sequence ATGCTGAAGAAGCACCTTAATACTCTTATCACCTTATTTTTCTTACTGATTTTCAGTGGGGCGAGCTATGCCCAAACTGAAACTAAAGATAGTGTAGCACTACGCGATTTTTTATCAGAACTAGAATCTAAGTTTGATGTTAAATTCTCTTATGCTGATACTGATGTCGATACTGTATACATCACAAAACCAACATCCAATGTTCTAAACGATATTCTGAATGAACTAGGCGATATTACAGGTATTACCATCAACAAATTAAATGATCGTTACTACACCCTAACCAAAACCACCACTATCTCTATCTGTGGTTATGTGCTTGATAACTTTGAAGAAAACAATATACCCGGTGCTACTGTTGAAATTTACGAATCTAACCTCTCTGGAGTTACAGATGAAAACGGTTCTTTCAATTTTGAAAATGTCCCTATAAATTCATTAGTATACATAAAACACCTTGGGTATAGGCCCATTTTTATTGAAGCAAAAGTCCTTTTAAAAACCAACGAGTGCAAAACTATTGCCATGGCACTCAGCTACCAAGAGTTAGATGAAGTAATTGTAACGCAGTTTCTTACCACAGGATTATATAAACTTAACAACGCAGGTTTTGAATTGAGTCCCTCGAAATTCGGAATTCTACCAGGAGTAAGCGAACCAGATATTTTACAGACCGTACAGGCTTTACCGGGAATTAAGAGTGTTGATGAAACGGTATCTGACATCAATATACGAGGTGGTACAAATGACCAAAATCTTATTCTATGGGACGGAATTAAAATGTACCAAACCGGACATTTCTTCGGATTAATATCTGCATTCAATCCGTATGTAACAGAAAAAGTAACCATCATAAAAAACGGCACATCTGCCATGTATAGTGGTGGCGTTAGTGGTACATTGAGTATGCGTACCTCCGAAGAATTACCCCTAAATTTTAATGGCGGCAGCGGATTCAATTTAATCTCTGGCGATGTTTTTGGCGAAATTCCTATTCAAAATAACATGGCATTACAAGTATCTGCGCGTAGATCATATACCGATTTTTTAAACACGCCCACGTATACTACCTTCTCAGAAAAGGCATTTCAAGATACCGAAGTAAATAGTGAGAGCGAATTCTATTTCTATGATTTCACAACGAAGTTTATGTATGAAATCAATCCGTATCAGAAAGCAAGTGTGAGCTTAATAAACATGAGTAATAACCTGAACTATTTGGAAACTGCCAATGACAGCCTTGCGCCAAATAGAAGTAATCTGAATCAAGATAATTTTTCAATTGGTAGCGAATTACAAAGCGAATGGACAGATTATTTTTCATCTCAACTTAGCTTCTATTACACGCAATACGATTTGGATGCCCTATCCATATCTAACAATGATGCTCAGCAGTTAGAACAAAACAACCTTGTAAAAGAATCTAATATCAAATTAACTACCAATTACAAATTAAGAGAAAACTTGGTTTGGATGAACGGTTATGAATTTACAGAAACAGGAATTGAAAACACCACCAATGTTAATCAGCCACCATTTACAAGTAATATAAAAGGCGTAATTCGTAAACACGGGTTATTCAGCGAAATTGCCTATAGCTCAGAAGATGAGAAATTAAATGGATTTATTGGTGGTCGTGTGAACTATATAGAAAATCTAGATACGTTTCAAGAATACATCTTTGAACCTCGTATAAATATTAGCTATGAGCTGCTTTCTAATTTTAAAGTAGAGGTATTGGGGGAATATAAAAGTCAGGTTACCAATCAGATTATCGATTTAGAACAGAACTTTCTAGGCATTGAAAAAAGACGATGGATACTTTCTGATGGCGATGCCCTACCTATTACAAAAAGTAAGCAGGGATCTTTTGGCTTTAATTTTGATACCAATAGATTATATGTAGGCATAGATGCTTTTTACAAAGAAGTAAATGGTATTAATGTATACACCCAAGGGTTCCAAAATCAGAATCAATTTGATGGTGAGATTGGCTCGTACGCAGTTAAGGGAGCCGAATTTTTAATCAACACGAAGAATAACGACTATAGCGCTTGGTTGAGCTACACCTTCAACAAAAACGATTATACGTTTGATGTTTTAGAACCATCTACATTTCCGAACAACTTAGATGTCAGACATGCTATTACCCTTGCAGGAAACTATACCCTTGGAGACCTTAAAATAGGAATGGGTATAAATTACAAATCTGGAAAACCTTTTACACGACCAGATGAAAATGAGCCTATAAATGAAACTGTTTTCCCCACTGAAATAAATTACGAGGATCCAAATAGCAGTAGACTACCAGAATATTTTAGGGCGGATGCATCAGCAAATTACACGCTGAAAATGGGTGATACCATGAACGCTATTTTTGGCGTATCAGTATTGAATTTCACCAATAGACGCAACACATTAAACACCTATTACAGGTTGCAAAATGATAATACCATTGAAACTATTGAACGCTTATCATTAGGTATTACGCCCAATGCCAGCGTACGAATCAATTTTTAG